From Salvelinus namaycush isolate Seneca chromosome 9, SaNama_1.0, whole genome shotgun sequence:
ACGTTAATTTAGTTGGGCAAGAAATAATCTAAATAAATATTTTGCCTGTGAAATATTGTTCCATGTTTTGTGGTTTATCATCACTGTAAATATCCAGCAATAGTTACTGTGAAAACAGGTGCGGCAGTAAAAATGAATCATGACTAGCAATTATGACTACAGTACCTGCCCTCACATACCATCAAGACCAGACTAGGGATCACCTGGAAAGCGATGTTTAATTTAGCCCAAAACAGGAAGGGATGGAGTGACCTTGTGGAGCCCTTATGAGCATTTAAGATTGACATGGTTGTTAAATGCCAAATGAAATGTGTGATTATATGctatatgattttttttaaatgacaaaaTAGCTTTGTAGCAAAGAGTGTTTCTCAAGTAAGAactttgctaggactgtctgggagtggtctgagtagggAAGGAAATAacagaaaactagctgttattggcagagaggtttggaactctaaTTTTTATGGGTCTATTATACAACTtgtttgggtcctggatgctgattggacgAGCAGCGTTCCAAGCCACACTtacagtgcaatcggaaagtattcagaccctttgactttttccatattttgtttcatcacagcctaattctaaaatgtttttatttttttattccctcaatctacacacactaccccataatgacaaagagaaaacatttatttatttttttaattcgcaaatgtattctaaataaacagaaataccttatttacataagtattcagaccctttgctatgagacacaaaattgagctcaggtgcatcctgttttcattgatcatccttgaggtgtttctacaacttgaagtccaactgtagtaaattcaattgcaCTGGTGTAAAGAACTTAAGTAAaattactttaaagtactacttaagtagttttttggggtatctgtactttactatttatatttttgacaacttttacttcactacattcctgaagaaaacaatgtactttttcactccatgcattttccctgacacccaacagtactcgttacattttgaatgtttagcaggacaggaaaatggtccaattcacacacttactAAGAGAACGTCCCTcgtcatccctactacctctgatttggcggactcactaaacagtgTACCCCTGGCTGTGTGCCCTTGGCTATtcgtatatacagttgaagtcggaggtttacatacacttaggttggagtcattaaaactcgtttttcaaccactccacaaatttcttgttaacaaactatcgttttggcaagtcggtgaggacatcttctttgtgCACTACccaagtaattgttccaacaattgtttagacagataatttcacttataattcactgtatcccaattccagtgggtcagaagtttaaatacactaagttgactgtgcctttaaacagcttgaaaaattccaaaaaattatgtcatgactttagaagcttctgataggctaattgacatcatttgagtcaattggaggtgtacctgtggatgtatttcaaggcctaccttcaaacacagtgcctctttgcttgacatcatgggaaaatcaaaagaaatcagccaagacctcagaaaaaaattgtagacctccacaagtctggtttatccttgggagcaatttccaaacgcctgaaggtaccacgttcatctgtaaaggcaatgctaccagatactaattgagtgtatgtaaacttctggcccactgggaatgtgatgaaagaaataaaagctgaaataaatgattctctctactattattctgacatttcacattcttaaaataaagtggtgatcctaactgacctaaaacagggatttatTACTatgatttaatgtcaggaattgtgaaaaatggagtttaaatgtatgtaaacttccaacttcaactgtatatatacaataaaatagtgccatctggtttgcttactgtaaggaatttgaaattatttatacttttacttttgatacttaagtatatttaaacccaaatacttttactctagtattttactgggtcacTATTCTATTACTGGGTCACTATTCTAttatggtatctttacttttactcaagtatgacaattgggtacttttcccacccctgttcaattgattggacatgatttggaaaggcacacacctgtctatataaagtcccacagttgacattgcatgtcagagcaaaaaccaagccatgaggtcgaaggaattgtccgtagagctccgagacaggattgtgtcgaggcacagatctggggaacggtaccaaaaAACTTAttcagcgttgaaggtccccaagaacacagtggcctccatcattcttaaatgtaagacgtttggaaccatcaagactcttcctagagctggccgcccggccaaactgagcaatcgggggaagaGTTCCTAATGTCCAGCGGTCAAGGAAAGCTAATGTACAAAGACCTTCCCCCTCTAGCGCTTCCTCTGGACAATGTGGTCCTTACAGAACTGGTGGCTAAGTGAGTTTCCTAAAGGTCAGCCCCCCTAGCCAATACATCTTATTTCCCAAGCCCACAAACTACCAGCTCTCTGGTCACTCAGTTTCTGAGCAGCAGAACCAAGTCCCAATCAGTCCGATTCAGAAGCCCAAAGACATGGGCTGAAGACCCGGTGTCCAGCTTCTTGCATTCAAGTCGCTTTGGAAACTATTAAGGTTATTCTAGCAGTTGATGCCATAATGACACAGTCCCCAATGCCCACAAACACAATACGCTGGAGACATATCCAGATATGTCTCCAGCGTACCGACCTGCCGCATCCAGCTCTTCTGGCCTAGAGGCTTCTCTCGTCAAAACATCTTATTTCCCAAGCCCACTAGTAACCAGGCCTTGGGTCAAAGAAGACTTCTCCCTTCTCTAAGCAATAGCTGAAAGTCCCCATCAGCAAGAAGCCCAAATATGTGACCTGTGGAAAGAGTTTCCAGCACAGACTTGAGGTTTTCCTCAGAGCAGTGGAAGCTATGTGAGCACTCAGAGAATCAGCCCACCCACCATCCCATCTAAAAGGGAAACAGTCCCTAACATTGTCTCAGAGCAACATGTCAAAGTCCCTGTTAAACAAGGGGCAAAAGAAGTGCCTTACAAACCCTGTGGCGTTGGAAATTACATGAATTATGTTGACTCCTCTTTTGGAGCTAATAGAGGTGACTCCAGCAGTTTTGATGCCTATAATGAACAAGctgaatttatttaatttaacctttaactaggcaagtcagttaagaacaaattcgtatttacaatgacggcctacaccggccagcgctgggccatttgtgcactgccctatgggactcccaatgacgtccggttgtgatacagcctggattcgaaccagggtgtctgtggtgacgcctctagcactgagatgcagtgcctcaaaccactgcaccactcgggagccccactcAACCAGCCATCCCATTACCCAAGCTGTCGAGTCAAGGGAAGATATCCCTACTCAGAAACagacaaaacaaactgcaaatgcatccaacaagttcatgctgcaagagctctgataggttggagggtgtcctctggaagttgtcataattgaGCCTCCTAAGaatttgtattgaagtcaatgtgacCAGAGGACGGAAACGAACTGTCTTCCATTTACacaatggtgctaccctacagagtgctgttgaggctactgtagactttCATTGACAATTAGTGTGTTTTAAgcagttatttggtgacgttaatatatttagtatagttttatctaaaaaggataactttaatgttttactatttttatgaaattcactgaggaggatggtcctccccttcctcctctgagtctTCACTGTGATTGACAAATGTCTTTCTGCTTAAATCAACTGTTATGCTACTGGTCTACATGGTCTGACTTTGACAATACAATCAATGTGTGTGATCTCACTGCTTTTGTTTGTGGAAAGAGTTGTATTAGCATGAAAACATGAATAATCTTTTGCTATGTGGGGGGGAGCATTCACAAACCTTTCCCCTCCCTCTTGGTCAGAGAAACCGACAGTGCCATAATAATATGCTGGCTTTGAACCACTTACCAGCTTCAACACTAGAGGGCATAGATTGCACATCGTATTTTACTGGAAATAAAGGAACCTCAAATAATGAGGCATGGAAAGTTGGAGGCAGTCACCtttaaaataaaacatatttactCACAAATGTAAAACAAACTAAACAAATCTATACATTAAGAAGGCCAAAACTGGGTTGAAACAAGAAACAATTGAATAATCCAAAATAAATATTTCCTGAATAACTGTAGTAGATAAGCTTTACACAAGGGGATGCTACCGTTGGTACTGATTAAAAAATACACATCCATCTTCCCATCTCTGCTCGAAAACACAAAAGCCTGGGAGAAGAGATAGTTTTGGGTCTGGCACGGAGTCTCTCGACATCAGAATTTTGCAGCATTTGTACAGACCAGACCAGTGAGGTCTAACTCCAGTCCCAGAGAAATTCTGGGTGTGCATGCTTTTGTTCCAGACCAGCACTGACACACCTatctaaaaaaaaatctatttatcCAGTCTTCCCCCTAGATGACTTTCCAGGTGGGGCGCAAAGGCCCCCAAAGCCACATCCAGGCCTTTTGGCACTAAAATTGCTGAGACGGGGAACAACTAtacaggggggagggggggaaacaatgggtaggggaaacactgaaaCAGTCATGGTCTTCAATCTGGCCACGGTTACCTGAACTAGGTGCTGGGAGTTGGAGAAACCTAGTACAGTGCAGCCTATACTTCAAATCAGCCTCAGCTCATGTCTTATGAGATCAATGCTAAAAAATCCCATTTGGATGATGTGAATGTTGTTGGATCAGGGAAAACCCCATTGACATTTATTGAGTCATACAAACAGGAGATCAGTGACAGTAGTCTCCCTCGCTCCTCTGTAAACTGTCTAGTGTGTGACACACCAGCATCAGGGGTCCTTAACTCCAGTCCTCTCAGGTCTGACCTGGCTCAGTCTCATTCACCAGCTGTATGATTTTATAGGAAGCCTGAGACGAGCTGGTTGTCATCTTTCTTATCTCAGTGCTTTAAACAAACAATTCAAGTCACGGAATGTTTCAGCCTATAATTTATTTAAGCAGTCTGTAGGGAGTACCCCTTCCGCTTGAAAGCGTTAAGCTGCTAGTGCACACATTTCAGATATACCTAACTTGACCTTTGTTTCCCAGATGTAAATCAGTTACTGATTGATAGTTTAAGAGGGCAAGACTTGACACTCGAAGACTGGAGCTGTGTATCCCTGGTGTCAACAAGGCATTCAAATTGTGTGCATCAAGTAACTTCAAAGTACAGTAACGATTGGCCAGCCTCTCCAGTTTGTCTCCTCCACAAGATGTGTTAGCCCACTCTGCTAAAGCCTAGGTATTAGGTCAGGGAGCAATTGCAAGTCTTCAGCTCTCAGGCAAGTTTACGCATCATGCAAGTGTGGTTCACCAAACCAACGCCATTACATATGCACAGCACACCACGCAGGGGCAGTTAGTTGGGTGAGGTGTTGGAGGGCATATTACTGACACATTCTCCTTGCTTGAAAGGTTTTGGCAGTGGGTTTAGGTTAAGGGGCTTCGCCTAGAACAGGATGCCTCAAGAAAAAGTGGACAACATGTTctcaggagagagaaagacacagtgGAAGTGGAGCACTGCCTCTAAATACAGCCTAAAATTCCAGCCTAAGTgaaggaggagtgggagggagaggtggCCCGAGTCTCAATACTATTAAATGGCTTCCTCTCCACCTCGCCTCCTTCCTTTATGATCACTGATCGGTGGATAATTGGATAGATTTCCAATGGCTGTAGGTGATTTTTCTGAAGTGAAGGTTTATGATGGTTGGGTTGAGGTTTGGAGTGGAGAAGTAGGACACAGATTGGGTGGAAATTGACAGAAGGGGTGAAGGGCAGGGTGGTGTTTGAAGGCACGGGCAGGCCTGGGCAGATTGATTAAGTCTGGTTGGGGTGTGGAGGTAAGAGGGTGGAGGTTTGAAagtaggatgtatgtttggtggcATGATTAAGGAGGACTGGGGATTAGGAAGATTGGAGGAGCTGGAGGTTAAAGGAGTCAAGGTTGGGAAAAATCAGGTTGGAGTTGGAGGTTAAATTAATAATGTAGGTAAGAGGTTGTGTCGAGATTTGAAGTTCGGTATGGGGGTCTACAAGAGAACACGGGCCACCTGGGCTCGGACCTCGCCATCGGGGTGAGAGAGCAGCTGGATCAGTTTGCTTTGGAGCTGGGAGGACTCATCCAGCAGGACTCGGTACAGGCcatcctgtctcctcctcagggCCTCCGCCACCTGGGCAGAAGGCCTCCAGGCCTTCAAGTTCCCTGCAAACATCAGCAGCCGCAGGAGAACCGCCGAGCTGGTCCGCACGTCAAACAGCAGCACCACAGAGGCTGGAGCCTGGGAAGGACGCAGAGAGCAACAACACAGCTCAAGTCAAGTTTAGAGCTCTAAACAATAATGACACAGCAGGACCATGGAGGCTGGCGCATAGGACACCCATCAGGGGAATACTAAAGGAAGACTGAGTCTGGCTCATGAGACTAGGTATGATATGCACACCCAAAGACCCAGGTGTTGAACTGAGCCAACAGTTCAAAGAAAACAGATCTGGTTTGTGACTAGATAGTTCAAGCTTAAATGTAGGCTAAATTATCAATCATCGTAATACGAGGCCCTATCAGAGTTGATGACCGTGTGTCTGTTTTGACTGTAAATGTATTTGTATGTCGGTCTTACCTGAGCTTGCACCATGTCATCCATCATATCAGGATTGGAGGATAAATTCACAAGCACTTTTAAAACTTGGATCTGTAAAGAAAAAGTAGGAATACATTATTCAATCATAACTGGGATTTACACTGAATCACATTTGGGTTGAGTTCCAATATACACAAGCTATACAACAGTCCATAAATGGCtcctactgtacctgtaacactTGGTTGCTAACAACGagcagagaaaggaggagggTGATGGACCCCCTGAGTAGCTGGTGGTGGTCGTCTGTAACGGACAGGTTGGTCAGCAGCCGGAGGGCAGCCATCTGGAGGTCAGAGTTCACCGGAGACATCTCGATTAGTTCCAGCAACTGGGCCACGTACAC
This genomic window contains:
- the armc10 gene encoding armadillo repeat-containing protein 10 isoform X2 codes for the protein MLLSLLQGSPNPSDRAQILITLGNTAAFTVNQDLIREFGGLHIIAGFLSDPVPEVRVQTLNALNNLSMNLRNQEQLKVYVAQLLELIEMSPVNSDLQMAALRLLTNLSVTDDHHQLLRGSITLLLSLLVVSNQVLQIQVLKVLVNLSSNPDMMDDMVQAQAPASVVLLFDVRTSSAVLLRLLMFAGNLKAWRPSAQVAEALRRRQDGLYRVLLDESSQLQSKLIQLLSHPDGEVRAQVARVLL